Proteins encoded in a region of the Vicia villosa cultivar HV-30 ecotype Madison, WI linkage group LG5, Vvil1.0, whole genome shotgun sequence genome:
- the LOC131604488 gene encoding uncharacterized protein LOC131604488 — protein sequence MTSPTEVTIPEEATSQNPIQLRSSRGKTDIAWAHCKQVEEKGKLVNLCIHCNKIIRGGGINRFKRHLAGITGEVEPCKKVPPDVQYQMKQNLDEVSNKRRKTQAQNLDVDLNTQEGGVEEMDVEQSRPDSVIASQKRKSTSRIGNYFMPRTTPRAQPTLKSVLQNKEVVEKCDLAIARWFIDSSVPFNAANSAYFQSMADALCSMSPGYKVPTMHSLRGFLLNKWVEDVNKLIEEYREIWKKTGCTLMADGWTDRKRRTLINFLVYCPKVTDNAANYVAAGRLLENEFPTLFWSPCAAHCINLMLQDMGKLEEVSEAVSHASNVTKYIYNHCYALYLMRKQTGGREILRPAPTRFATNFIALQIKLTEPLVRVLRIVDSEDKPAMGILYKSIVKARKEMVRRFQRNKKKVDPYLKILDKRWDSQLRKNLHAAGYWLNPACRYNDVEFEKHASITSGLLDVIEKHANGNSELRLKLTDEMRIFKDGELDFGRKSAVDERCIVKAVQISMLAIRILSQTCSASGCERNWSIFEHIHSKKRNRLEHQKLNDLVFVRYNLRLQHRKTRHGSYDPINIETIGDHSSWVLEDSPPLLTNEEVEALRNDLANMTIQPISSDIDQLDLDEDEDGDVGNTQDNTVDNVNQESSNVGEDEPLGEDQEAEDGYEYHDYDNLTPWA from the exons ATGACATCACCCACTGAAGTAACAATACCAGAAGAAGCTACATCTCAAAATCCAATCCAACTCCGGAGCAGTAGAGGAAAAACTGATATAGCTTGGGCTCATTGTAAACAAGTTGAAGAGAAAGGAAAACTTGTTAATTTGTGTATTCACTGTAATAAAATTATTCGAGGAGGAGGGATTAATAGATTCAAACGTCATTTGGCTGGAATAACAGGTGAAGTTGAACCATGTAAGAAGGTGCCTCCAGATGTCCAATATCAAATGAAACAAAATCTTGATGAAGTCTCAAATAAGAGAAGAAAAACTCAAGCACAAAATTTGGATGTTGATCTTAATACTCAAGAGGGTGGTGTAGAAGAAATGGATGTAGAACAATCAAGACCAGATTCAGTGATTGCGTCTCAAAAGAGAAAGAGTACTAGTCGTATTGGTAATTACTTTATGCCAAGAACAACTCCTAGAGCTCAACCTACTTTAAAAAGTGTGTTACAAAATAAGGAAGTGGTGGAGAAGTGTGATCTTGCTATTGCTAGATGGTTCATTGATTCTTCTGTTCCATTCAATGCAGCTAATTCAGCATATTTTCAATCTATGGCTGATGCACTTTGCAGCATGAGTCCAGGGTATAAAGTTCCAACTATGCATAGTCTTCGTGGCTTTTTGTTAAACAAATGGGTTGAAGATGTGAACAAATTGATAGAGGAGTATCGTGAGATTTGGAAGAAAACTGGTTGTACTCTAATGGCTGATGGATGGACTGATCGAAAAAGAAGAACTCTTATAAACTTTTTAGTTTATTGCCCTAAAG TGACAGATAATGCAGCAAATTATGTTGCTGCTGGAAGGTTATTAGAAAATGAGTTTCCTACATTATTTTGGTCTCCTTGTGCAGCACATTGCATTAACTTGATGTTGCAAGACATGGGAAAATTAGAGGAAGTAAGTGAGGCAGTGTCGCATGCTTCTAATGtgaccaaatatatttataaccATTGTTATGCATTGTATTTGATGAGAAAGCAAACAGGTGGAAGAGAAATCCTTCGTCCTGCTCCAACTCGGTTTGCCACTAACTTCATTGCTTTGCAAA TTAAACTCACTGAACCACTTGTGCGTGTGTTGCGTATTGTTGATAGTGAAGATAAACCTGCTATGGGCATTCTATACAAATCTATAGTCAAAGCTAGAAAGGAGATGGTGAGGAGGTTtcaaagaaataagaagaaggTGGATCCTTACTTGAAAATCTTAGATAAACGTTGGGATTCACAGCTCCGCAAAAATCTTCATGCTGCCGGTTATTGGTTGAATCCAGCTTGTCGATATAATGATGTAGAATTTGAAAAACATGCATCCATAACATCTGGACTTTTAGATGTCATTGAGAAGCATGCTAATGGAAATTCTGAACTTCGATTGAAGTTAACAGATGAGATGAGAATATTCAAAGACGGTGAATTGGATTTTGGAAGGAAATCAGCTGTGGATGAACGATGTATAGTGAAGGCAG TTCAAATTTCAAT GTTGGCTATTCGTATTTTAAGTCAAACTTGTAGTGCTTCAGGTTGTGAACGCAATTGGAGTATATTTGAGCATATTCATTCCAAAAAGAGGAATAGATTAGAACATCAAAAGCTCAATGATTTAGTCTTTGTTCGTTATAACTTGAGACTTCAACATAG GAAAACAAGACATGGGAGTTATGATCCTATCAATATTGAAACAATTGGTGACCATTCTAGTTGGGTATTGGAGGATTCACCACCTCTTTTAACTAACGAAGAGGTGGAAGCATTGCGTAATGACCTTGCAAATATGACCATTCAACCAATTTCAAGTGATATTG ATCAATTAGATTTAGATGAGGATGAAGATGGAGATGTGGGTAACACACAAGACAATACTGTGGATAATGTGAATCAAGAGAGTAGTAATGTTGGAGAAGATGAACCTCTTGGAGAAGACCAAGAAGCTGAAGATGGATATGAGTATCACGATTACGACAATTTGACTCCATGGGCATAA
- the LOC131606485 gene encoding uncharacterized protein LOC131606485 isoform X1 encodes MWIQQQLLQPVPPHKLFHSYSPSNRTKIPSFAKLNSTHNTKIHNGIRNAKITLEELPPNALRMKREAEWIGGFSLGIDLGMSRTGIAVSRGFVVRPLMVLELRGQKLEDRILNIAEQEEADEFIIGLPKSSDGNETTQSNIVRSVAGRLAVRAAERGLSKSTKQKKLDAYAATMLLERYFSTSGKKAELVLPKNLELQEKLRKGPPEDEDFFFDED; translated from the exons ATGTGGATTCAGCAGCAACTGCTGCAACCAGTGCCACCCCACAAACTCTTCCACTCCTATTCACCTTCAAATCGTACAAAGATTCCATCTTTTGCAAAACTGAATTCGACCCACAATACCAAAATTCACAATGGAATTAGGAACGCTAAAATAACTTTGGAAGAACTTCCCCCAAACGCGCTTCGGATGAAGAGGGAAGCAGAATGGATAGGAGGATTCTCCCTTGGTATCGACTTGGGAATGTCTCGCACTGGCATTGCAGTCAGCAGAGGCTTCGTTGTTCGCCCTTTAATG GTTTTGGAACTGCGAGGACAGAAACTCGAGGACCGGATATTGAACATTGCCGAACAAGAG GAAGCTGATGAGTTTATAATTGGACTTCCAAAATCTTCCGACGGAAATGAAACGACACAGTCAAACATAGTACGTAGTGTTGCTGGAAGGCTTGCTGTTCGAGCAGCTGAGAG GGGCTTGAGTAAGTCTACTAAACAGAAGAAActtgatgcatatgctgccacg ATGTTACTTGAGAGATATTTCTCGACATCAGGTAAGAAAGCTGAACTTGTTTTGCCGAAGAATCTTGAATTACAAGAAAAACTTAGAAAGGGTCCTCCGGAAGATGAAGATTTTTTCTTCGACGAAGATTGA
- the LOC131606485 gene encoding uncharacterized protein LOC131606485 isoform X2 — MWIQQQLLQPVPPHKLFHSYSPSNRTKIPSFAKLNSTHNTKIHNGIRNAKITLEELPPNALRMKREAEWIGGFSLGIDLGMSRTGIAVSRGFVVRPLMVLELRGQKLEDRILNIAEQEEADEFIIGLPKSSDGNETTQSNIVRSVAGRLAVRAAERGWRVYLHDEHGTTADAIDRMVNMGLSKSTKQKKLDAYAATMLLERYFSTSGKKAELVLPKNLELQEKLRKGPPEDEDFFFDED, encoded by the exons ATGTGGATTCAGCAGCAACTGCTGCAACCAGTGCCACCCCACAAACTCTTCCACTCCTATTCACCTTCAAATCGTACAAAGATTCCATCTTTTGCAAAACTGAATTCGACCCACAATACCAAAATTCACAATGGAATTAGGAACGCTAAAATAACTTTGGAAGAACTTCCCCCAAACGCGCTTCGGATGAAGAGGGAAGCAGAATGGATAGGAGGATTCTCCCTTGGTATCGACTTGGGAATGTCTCGCACTGGCATTGCAGTCAGCAGAGGCTTCGTTGTTCGCCCTTTAATG GTTTTGGAACTGCGAGGACAGAAACTCGAGGACCGGATATTGAACATTGCCGAACAAGAG GAAGCTGATGAGTTTATAATTGGACTTCCAAAATCTTCCGACGGAAATGAAACGACACAGTCAAACATAGTACGTAGTGTTGCTGGAAGGCTTGCTGTTCGAGCAGCTGAGAG GGGTTGGAGAGTATATCTACACGATGAACATGGAACAACAGCAGATGCCATTGATCGAATGGTCAACAT GGGCTTGAGTAAGTCTACTAAACAGAAGAAActtgatgcatatgctgccacg ATGTTACTTGAGAGATATTTCTCGACATCAGGTAAGAAAGCTGAACTTGTTTTGCCGAAGAATCTTGAATTACAAGAAAAACTTAGAAAGGGTCCTCCGGAAGATGAAGATTTTTTCTTCGACGAAGATTGA